From [Clostridium] symbiosum, a single genomic window includes:
- a CDS encoding NAD(P)/FAD-dependent oxidoreductase, which translates to MDKIIIIGGGAAGMAAAIAAAECGKKAVIYEKNEKLGKKLFITGKGRCNVTNDCDLEQLFSSVVTNRRFLYSAFYGFTNTDIMDLLKEAGCPLKTERGGRVFPVSDKSSDVINALAGKLKSLDVEVHLNEGVKSLWMEGDAVKGVILERGGKKESASAVIVATGGLSYPTTGSTGDGYRLAKEAGHSVTKMSPALVPFITAEDVVKELQGLALKNIEISVSDGKKELYRDFGEMMFTHFGVSGPVLLSASSYVAKRLLKGEMVMLSIDLKPALSGEQLDARILRDFDEVKNKQFSNALNHLYPSKLIPVMIKRSGIAPEKKVNEITREERRRLVEATKDFKLTITGLRGFNEAIITQGGVTVKEVNPSTMESKLAKNLYFAGEVLDLDAVTGGYNLQIAWSTGFLAGRSAAGAQ; encoded by the coding sequence ATGGATAAGATTATTATAATCGGCGGCGGGGCAGCAGGCATGGCGGCTGCCATCGCCGCCGCTGAATGCGGCAAAAAGGCCGTTATATATGAGAAAAATGAGAAACTGGGCAAGAAACTTTTTATCACCGGAAAAGGCCGCTGTAACGTGACGAACGACTGCGATCTGGAACAGCTGTTTTCCAGCGTGGTTACCAACAGGCGTTTTTTGTACAGCGCATTTTACGGTTTTACCAACACGGACATCATGGATCTGCTTAAGGAGGCGGGTTGCCCCCTTAAGACGGAACGCGGAGGCCGTGTTTTTCCCGTGTCGGACAAGTCCTCGGACGTGATAAATGCCCTTGCGGGAAAGCTTAAGAGCCTGGACGTGGAAGTCCATTTAAACGAAGGCGTGAAGAGCCTCTGGATGGAGGGGGACGCCGTAAAAGGAGTGATTCTGGAACGCGGCGGTAAGAAGGAGAGCGCGTCGGCCGTCATCGTGGCGACGGGAGGCCTGTCCTACCCGACCACCGGGTCCACGGGTGACGGATACCGCCTTGCAAAGGAGGCGGGACACAGCGTCACAAAAATGAGCCCGGCTCTGGTGCCGTTCATTACGGCGGAGGACGTGGTGAAAGAGCTTCAGGGCCTGGCGCTCAAAAACATAGAGATCTCGGTGAGCGACGGAAAGAAGGAGCTGTACCGCGACTTTGGCGAAATGATGTTTACGCATTTCGGCGTCTCCGGGCCGGTGTTGTTAAGCGCCAGCAGTTATGTTGCAAAGCGGCTTTTAAAGGGGGAAATGGTCATGCTGTCCATCGACTTAAAGCCGGCCCTCTCCGGGGAGCAGCTGGATGCCAGAATCCTCAGGGATTTTGATGAGGTGAAAAACAAACAGTTCAGTAATGCGTTGAACCATCTGTATCCCTCTAAACTGATTCCCGTTATGATAAAGAGGAGCGGCATTGCTCCCGAAAAGAAGGTCAATGAGATTACCAGGGAAGAACGGAGACGGCTTGTGGAAGCTACAAAGGATTTTAAACTCACCATCACGGGGCTGCGGGGATTCAATGAGGCCATTATCACCCAGGGCGGAGTTACCGTAAAAGAGGTGAATCCCTCCACAATGGAATCGAAACTGGCGAAGAACCTTTATTTTGCCGGGGAAGTTCTGGATTTGGATGCGGTGACGGGAGGATATAACCTTCAGATTGCCTGGTCGACCGGGTTTCTGGCCGGCAGGAGCGCGGCAGGCGCGCAGTAG
- the cmk gene encoding (d)CMP kinase has protein sequence MPFNIAIDGPAGAGKSTVARQLAKNLGYIYVDTGAMYRAMALYFLRKGIDKEDGRAIEEACGEVEISLEYKDGAQQLILNGENVTGLIRTEEVGNMASATSVYAPVRKKLLELQRKLAQRKDVVMDGRDIGTCVLPDANLKVYLTAGSRVRALRRYKELQEKNVECDLEAIEKDIIDRDYRDMHRDIAPLKQAEDAVLLDSSNMTLEEVLNEMESLVEDAGSKGCCGC, from the coding sequence ATGCCGTTTAATATAGCGATTGACGGGCCTGCGGGAGCGGGCAAGAGCACGGTTGCAAGGCAGCTTGCAAAAAATCTTGGATATATCTATGTGGATACAGGCGCCATGTACAGGGCGATGGCACTGTATTTTCTGAGAAAAGGAATTGATAAGGAAGACGGCAGGGCGATTGAGGAAGCCTGCGGCGAAGTGGAAATCTCCCTTGAATATAAAGACGGGGCCCAGCAGCTCATCCTGAACGGGGAGAATGTCACGGGCCTTATCAGAACCGAAGAGGTAGGCAATATGGCGTCCGCCACATCGGTCTACGCACCCGTCAGAAAGAAACTGCTGGAACTGCAGAGAAAGCTGGCGCAGAGAAAAGACGTGGTGATGGACGGCCGGGACATCGGCACATGCGTGCTTCCCGACGCCAACCTGAAGGTATATCTGACCGCGGGCAGCCGGGTCAGGGCGCTCCGCCGCTATAAGGAACTGCAGGAGAAGAATGTGGAGTGCGACCTGGAAGCGATTGAGAAGGATATTATTGACCGCGATTACCGTGATATGCACCGTGATATAGCACCGCTGAAACAGGCGGAGGACGCGGTCCTTCTGGACTCCTCCAATATGACGCTGGAAGAAGTGCTTAATGAGATGGAGAGCCTGGTGGAGGATGCGGGCAGCAAGGGCTGCTGCGGCTGTTAG
- the ispH gene encoding 4-hydroxy-3-methylbut-2-enyl diphosphate reductase, with protein sequence MEVIVAKTAGFCFGVKRAVDQVYEQIEKGKTPIYTFGPIIHNEEVVRDLEEKGVKVIETEDELRKLTEGVVVIRSHGVGKEIYDILEEKGIEIVDATCPFVKKIHRIVKEQNEAGRRVIIVGNGSHPEVEGIKGWGNDDTLVIQTVEEFEKLQITEGEKLCIVAQTTFNYNKFQDLVEKISKTRYDILVLNTICNATQERQVEARQIASQVDVMIVIGGRNSSNTQKLYEICRRECKETYYIQTLKDFKPEKAGSVRSVGITAGASTPNQIIEEVHTNVRIKF encoded by the coding sequence ATGGAAGTAATTGTTGCAAAGACAGCCGGTTTCTGCTTTGGCGTAAAGCGGGCTGTGGATCAGGTTTATGAACAGATTGAAAAAGGCAAAACGCCGATTTATACCTTCGGTCCGATCATCCATAACGAAGAGGTGGTCCGGGATTTGGAGGAGAAGGGCGTAAAAGTCATTGAAACGGAAGACGAGCTGAGAAAACTGACGGAGGGTGTGGTGGTGATCCGCTCCCACGGTGTCGGAAAAGAGATTTACGACATTCTGGAGGAGAAGGGAATTGAGATCGTCGATGCCACCTGCCCCTTTGTAAAAAAGATACACCGGATTGTAAAAGAGCAGAATGAGGCCGGCCGCCGCGTCATCATAGTGGGAAATGGCAGCCATCCGGAAGTTGAGGGAATAAAAGGATGGGGAAATGACGATACTTTAGTCATCCAGACGGTTGAAGAATTTGAAAAATTACAGATTACAGAGGGTGAAAAGCTGTGTATTGTTGCCCAGACGACATTTAACTACAATAAATTTCAAGATTTAGTTGAAAAAATTTCTAAAACGCGTTATGATATACTTGTTTTAAATACGATTTGCAATGCAACACAGGAAAGACAAGTGGAAGCAAGGCAGATAGCTTCACAGGTTGATGTTATGATTGTCATCGGAGGAAGAAACAGTTCTAACACTCAGAAGTTGTATGAGATTTGCCGAAGGGAATGTAAGGAGACTTACTATATCCAGACACTGAAAGATTTCAAACCTGAAAAGGCAGGTTCTGTGCGCAGCGTAGGTATTACAGCAGGGGCATCTACCCCGAATCAAATTATCGAGGAGGTTCATACTAATGTCAGAATTAAGTTTTGA
- the rpsA gene encoding 30S ribosomal protein S1, with protein MSELSFEQMFEESSIKRLRAGEAVTGQVIGVKEDEIILSIAGSKSEGIITRSEFTNEPNVDLTTKVSVGDELEVKVLKVNDGEGMAALSYKRLAADKGLKRLKEAFENKEVLTEKVTQVMEKGLVVEVEGTRVFIPASMVSDTYDKDLSKYAGQEIEFVVTEFNPNGRRSRIIGDRKQLLLAKKAAMQKELFEKIAVGQTVEGVVKNVTDFGAFIDLGGADGLLHISEMSWGRVENPKKVFKVGDKVTALIKDINGEKVALSLKFPETNPWANAAEKYAVGNIVEGKVARMTDFGAFVELEPGVDALLHVSQISREHVEKPSDVLSAGQIITARVVDFNEADRKISLSTKALEAPAEMYNDGDVADVDIDAVAAQEDAE; from the coding sequence ATGTCAGAATTAAGTTTTGAACAAATGTTTGAAGAATCATCAATTAAGCGATTACGTGCAGGAGAGGCAGTTACCGGTCAGGTCATCGGCGTAAAAGAAGATGAAATTATTCTCAGTATCGCTGGAAGTAAGTCAGAAGGCATTATTACGAGAAGTGAATTCACGAATGAACCAAACGTGGATTTAACAACAAAAGTTTCCGTAGGAGACGAGCTGGAAGTAAAAGTTCTCAAAGTAAACGACGGCGAAGGAATGGCTGCTTTATCTTACAAGAGACTGGCTGCCGATAAGGGATTAAAACGCCTGAAAGAAGCATTCGAGAACAAAGAAGTACTGACAGAGAAAGTTACACAGGTTATGGAAAAAGGTCTTGTTGTTGAAGTGGAAGGCACAAGGGTATTCATCCCTGCAAGCATGGTTTCCGATACTTACGACAAAGATTTATCCAAATATGCAGGCCAGGAGATCGAATTCGTGGTAACAGAGTTCAATCCGAACGGCAGAAGAAGCAGAATCATCGGCGACAGAAAACAGCTTCTGCTTGCTAAGAAGGCTGCTATGCAGAAAGAATTATTTGAGAAGATCGCTGTTGGACAGACAGTTGAGGGTGTTGTTAAGAATGTAACTGATTTCGGTGCATTCATCGACCTCGGCGGCGCCGACGGTTTACTTCATATCTCCGAGATGTCCTGGGGCAGAGTTGAGAACCCGAAGAAGGTTTTCAAAGTTGGCGATAAGGTAACGGCTCTGATCAAAGATATCAACGGCGAGAAGGTTGCATTAAGCCTTAAGTTCCCGGAGACCAATCCGTGGGCTAACGCTGCAGAGAAATACGCAGTAGGCAACATTGTAGAAGGTAAAGTGGCACGTATGACTGATTTCGGCGCATTCGTTGAGCTGGAGCCAGGCGTAGATGCTCTGCTTCATGTATCCCAGATTTCCAGAGAGCACGTTGAGAAACCATCCGACGTATTATCTGCAGGCCAGATCATCACAGCAAGAGTTGTAGACTTCAACGAAGCTGACAGAAAGATCAGCCTCAGCACAAAAGCTCTCGAAGCTCCGGCAGAGATGTACAACGATGGAGACGTCGCTGACGTAGATATCGATGCAGTAGCTGCTCAGGAGGATGCTGAGTAA
- a CDS encoding PadR family transcriptional regulator produces MVFNTGAALLDAVVLAAVSRENQGTYGYKITQDVRRAIEISESTLYPVLRRLQKEECLETYDMAIDGRNRRYYKITENGRAQLNLYKSEWSIYSRRISEILGEV; encoded by the coding sequence ATGGTATTTAACACAGGAGCAGCACTTTTGGATGCAGTAGTTTTGGCCGCTGTTTCCAGAGAAAATCAGGGGACTTATGGGTATAAGATCACCCAGGATGTCCGCCGTGCCATTGAGATTTCGGAATCCACCCTATATCCGGTGCTGAGACGGCTTCAGAAAGAGGAATGTCTGGAAACTTACGATATGGCCATTGACGGGAGAAACAGAAGATACTACAAGATTACGGAGAACGGCCGTGCTCAGTTGAACCTCTATAAGAGTGAGTGGAGCATCTATTCACGCAGAATATCAGAGATCCTGGGGGAGGTATGA
- a CDS encoding DUF1700 domain-containing protein, whose protein sequence is MKKEEFLRQLEFLLQDIPEDDKRDAIDYYRDYLEEAGPEQEEAVLEEFGSPERIASVIRTDLLGGMEGAGEFTDNGYDDRRFRTSAYPVVNDGKTAGSAEQNENHSGSGHTGNQQGYRANSGRSNYRQGSYRQANHGQGSYGQAGYGQGGGRGTYGNGTYEKGSYADKSQGAPSNDSKWWKYLLIALGILCIGPFAIAAVFGVAGTATGFVVVLATVLLVLALLTIAGILGGVAMVIAGIMQLFGGFWSGVMSIGLGLVFGGAGCLLLCCSWLFYGRFLPWAVMGIVHFIEKLMHRDGGNSGRKTGI, encoded by the coding sequence ATGAAAAAAGAAGAATTTTTAAGACAGTTGGAATTTCTACTCCAGGATATTCCGGAGGATGACAAAAGAGACGCAATCGATTATTATAGAGATTATCTGGAGGAGGCAGGACCGGAACAGGAAGAAGCGGTGCTTGAAGAGTTTGGAAGTCCGGAGCGGATTGCCTCGGTGATACGGACCGATCTCCTGGGAGGAATGGAGGGCGCGGGCGAGTTTACTGATAATGGATATGATGACCGGCGGTTCAGGACCTCGGCTTATCCGGTGGTGAATGACGGGAAAACGGCCGGTTCTGCGGAGCAGAATGAAAACCATTCCGGCAGCGGTCATACGGGAAATCAGCAGGGATACCGTGCAAACAGCGGCCGGAGCAATTACAGGCAGGGAAGTTACAGACAGGCGAACCACGGCCAGGGAAGTTACGGCCAGGCGGGCTATGGTCAGGGAGGCGGCCGGGGAACCTATGGAAACGGAACCTATGAAAAGGGCAGCTATGCCGACAAAAGCCAGGGCGCTCCCTCAAACGACAGCAAATGGTGGAAATATCTCCTGATTGCTCTGGGAATCCTCTGTATTGGGCCATTTGCCATAGCGGCCGTATTCGGGGTCGCCGGGACGGCAACCGGTTTTGTCGTTGTATTGGCCACAGTGCTCCTTGTGCTTGCCCTTCTGACGATAGCAGGTATCCTGGGCGGCGTTGCCATGGTGATTGCCGGGATCATGCAGTTGTTTGGAGGTTTCTGGAGCGGAGTGATGAGTATCGGCCTGGGGCTGGTGTTCGGCGGAGCGGGCTGTCTGCTTCTGTGCTGTTCCTGGCTGTTTTACGGCAGGTTCCTGCCGTGGGCGGTCATGGGAATTGTTCATTTTATTGAAAAGCTCATGCACAGAGACGGTGGGAATTCCGGCCGGAAGACAGGCATATAG
- a CDS encoding DUF4097 family beta strand repeat-containing protein encodes MKKWMKGIAITGIVLLLVGTAVTALAAVVGNATQEHGMMGNWAGGYFDDGLMEHIEDTLRFNSRRHRSGRNLTIDSDRYDDGDDGDDSDSYANLNICPKEEMELAGTYKGITKLEVEAERSAVKIVENPELTDEILVYMKNDTYTIIEIESDDEPGQLSVKYSWPSRKYTWPSKDTGYTQGIIEIPAGYRFREAELEAKASYIKAASVNADDLDVSVKAGELQLGNFQAGKADFSAEAGSITAYGDIERQMEAEVKAGAVTLELAGGEKDYNFYLDNAVGNVLIGDSVYSGLSNDTKVNNGSEKNVSIDCSAGSVEVRFSDKN; translated from the coding sequence ATGAAAAAATGGATGAAAGGCATAGCGATTACCGGAATCGTCCTGCTCTTAGTCGGTACTGCGGTCACCGCACTGGCGGCCGTTGTCGGGAATGCCACACAGGAGCACGGTATGATGGGAAACTGGGCCGGTGGGTATTTTGATGACGGGCTGATGGAACATATCGAAGACACCCTGCGGTTCAACAGCCGGCGTCACAGGAGCGGCAGGAATCTTACGATTGATTCCGACCGTTATGACGATGGTGATGACGGTGACGACAGTGATTCTTACGCAAACCTGAACATCTGTCCGAAAGAGGAGATGGAGTTAGCCGGAACCTATAAGGGTATTACAAAGCTCGAAGTGGAAGCAGAACGTTCGGCGGTAAAGATAGTGGAAAATCCGGAACTGACGGATGAGATCCTCGTCTATATGAAAAATGATACGTACACGATTATCGAGATAGAGTCGGACGACGAACCCGGCCAGCTGTCTGTCAAGTATTCCTGGCCCAGCAGAAAATATACATGGCCGTCAAAGGATACCGGATATACGCAGGGGATCATCGAGATTCCCGCGGGATACCGTTTCCGTGAGGCGGAGCTGGAGGCAAAGGCTTCGTATATCAAAGCGGCTTCTGTGAATGCCGATGATCTGGATGTCAGTGTCAAGGCGGGAGAGCTGCAGCTCGGTAACTTCCAGGCCGGCAAAGCGGACTTTTCAGCGGAGGCCGGCAGCATCACTGCATATGGGGATATAGAACGCCAGATGGAGGCGGAGGTGAAAGCCGGAGCAGTCACCTTAGAGCTGGCCGGAGGGGAGAAAGATTATAATTTCTACCTGGATAATGCGGTTGGCAATGTTCTAATCGGTGATTCGGTTTATTCCGGCCTTTCCAATGACACAAAGGTCAACAACGGGTCGGAGAAAAACGTAAGTATTGACTGTTCCGCCGGATCGGTGGAAGTGAGGTTTTCAGATAAGAACTGA
- a CDS encoding LytTR family DNA-binding domain-containing protein, giving the protein MDIAIIEDSGQELSLLEGYLQTYLSNRQVYRVIDTYTSGDAFLENWPSKSYDLIFLDILMDGISGIEVARKIRETDSECLLIFISSSKEYALQGFEVRAFDYLLKPLSEERFQRTMDLCHNELAKHIRYIEVKESRTLVKIPLGEIIYTDYYNHYIQIHTSARLIRSYQQFDVFSPLLLCYPQFLCCYRNCIVNMDHVASVDKHDFIMENGERVPITRGNRNAIYQQYADYQFLKLNGGI; this is encoded by the coding sequence ATGGACATTGCAATTATAGAAGACTCTGGGCAGGAATTATCTTTGCTGGAAGGTTATCTCCAGACTTACCTGTCAAACCGCCAGGTATACAGAGTAATCGACACTTACACAAGCGGGGATGCATTTTTGGAAAACTGGCCTTCCAAATCCTATGATTTAATATTTCTGGACATTCTAATGGACGGTATTTCCGGCATCGAGGTTGCCAGAAAAATCCGCGAAACCGATTCGGAATGTCTTTTGATTTTCATCAGTTCCAGTAAAGAATATGCTCTGCAGGGATTTGAGGTACGTGCTTTTGATTATCTGCTCAAGCCTCTGTCGGAAGAGCGTTTCCAGAGAACCATGGATCTGTGCCACAATGAGCTGGCGAAACATATCCGCTATATCGAGGTGAAAGAAAGCCGTACGCTGGTCAAGATACCGCTGGGTGAAATCATCTACACGGATTATTACAATCACTATATACAAATTCACACCTCTGCAAGATTGATCCGGTCTTATCAGCAGTTTGACGTATTTTCACCGCTTCTGCTGTGCTATCCGCAGTTTCTGTGCTGTTACCGCAACTGTATTGTAAATATGGATCACGTCGCCTCCGTCGATAAGCACGATTTCATCATGGAGAATGGGGAGCGCGTTCCCATCACCCGGGGCAACCGGAATGCCATCTACCAGCAGTATGCAGACTACCAGTTTTTAAAATTAAACGGAGGCATTTAA
- a CDS encoding small, acid-soluble spore protein, alpha/beta type, which produces MGSETKKKDKFDPADLKPEDMMKFEIATELGLADKVMNGGWRSLTAKESGRIGGLITKRKREMKKEVLKDNT; this is translated from the coding sequence ATGGGCAGTGAAACGAAAAAGAAAGATAAGTTCGACCCGGCGGATCTGAAGCCGGAGGATATGATGAAGTTTGAAATTGCAACGGAACTGGGCCTTGCAGACAAGGTAATGAACGGAGGCTGGAGGAGCCTGACGGCCAAGGAAAGCGGACGGATCGGCGGTCTTATCACCAAACGGAAGCGCGAAATGAAAAAGGAAGTATTGAAAGATAACACCTGA
- the cbiD gene encoding cobalt-precorrin-5B (C(1))-methyltransferase CbiD — translation MMEEKELRSGYTTGTCAAAAAWAAVRLLCSGFRETTVEVLTPGGQTLAIPVAGSNLLEGKWAICSVKKDAGDDPDVTNGAFVYARVSFAGKRPTERPCYGSDMHPGLYLTGGEGVGTVTRKGLSCPVGYHAINPVPRTMIFEAADGARRLSGQPDGGLLIEISIPEGTELAAKTFNPNLGITGGISVLGTTGIVNPMSEAALIETIRLDIRVRAAGGRKILAVAPGNYGERFVREELGLDLSSFVKCSNFIGDTFRMMEEEKIERVLLAGHLGKMIKVAGGVMNTHSKYGDRRMEILAGCAAEAGMPEESAKRLYGMNTTDEAADYLKEEKWLGPVMETVAGRVKENLKSRYRVDTEVVLFNGTIGILAMTAGAKEFASALGTRKIDE, via the coding sequence ATGATGGAAGAGAAAGAACTTAGGAGCGGTTATACAACCGGAACATGCGCGGCGGCGGCGGCCTGGGCTGCTGTCCGTCTTCTCTGCTCCGGGTTCAGGGAGACTACGGTGGAGGTGTTAACTCCCGGAGGGCAGACTCTTGCAATACCGGTCGCCGGTTCCAACCTTTTGGAAGGAAAGTGGGCGATATGCTCGGTAAAGAAGGACGCGGGCGATGATCCCGATGTGACGAACGGCGCTTTTGTCTATGCGCGGGTAAGTTTTGCCGGGAAAAGACCTACGGAAAGGCCCTGTTACGGCTCGGACATGCATCCGGGACTGTATCTGACGGGAGGAGAAGGCGTGGGGACGGTGACCAGAAAGGGGCTGTCGTGCCCGGTTGGATACCATGCCATCAATCCGGTGCCGCGCACGATGATATTCGAGGCGGCCGACGGGGCAAGGCGGTTGTCGGGACAGCCGGACGGCGGGCTTCTCATTGAGATTTCCATCCCGGAGGGAACGGAACTGGCTGCAAAGACATTTAACCCGAATCTGGGTATTACCGGGGGGATTTCCGTTCTTGGAACGACGGGAATCGTTAACCCGATGAGCGAGGCGGCGCTGATAGAAACGATACGCCTGGATATCAGGGTCAGGGCGGCCGGGGGAAGAAAAATCCTGGCGGTGGCTCCGGGGAATTACGGGGAGCGCTTTGTAAGGGAAGAACTGGGGCTCGATCTGTCTTCCTTTGTCAAATGCAGCAATTTTATCGGTGATACCTTCAGGATGATGGAGGAAGAAAAGATAGAAAGGGTACTTCTGGCGGGGCATCTCGGCAAGATGATTAAGGTGGCGGGAGGCGTTATGAACACCCATTCCAAATATGGAGACAGAAGAATGGAAATTCTGGCAGGCTGCGCAGCGGAAGCCGGAATGCCGGAAGAGAGCGCCAAACGTCTTTACGGAATGAATACGACGGATGAGGCGGCAGATTATCTGAAAGAGGAAAAATGGCTGGGACCGGTGATGGAGACTGTGGCCGGACGGGTGAAAGAGAACCTTAAGAGCCGGTACCGCGTGGACACGGAGGTCGTCCTGTTCAACGGGACAATCGGAATCCTTGCGATGACGGCAGGGGCAAAGGAATTTGCGTCGGCGCTTGGAACCAGGAAAATAGATGAATAA
- the cobI gene encoding precorrin-2 C(20)-methyltransferase, translated as MTGTWYAVGVGPGDPELMTIKAVKRLKECDTLAIPHKDRDQCVAYKIAVQAVPELAEKKCICLPMPMTKDRALLEESHSEAVRRTEDCLRQGENVAFITLGDTTVYSTCLYIKERLDEKQYATELINGIPSFCAAAARMGIPLVNGKEELHIIPASYQIEDALEQPGVKVLMKSGKKLSEVKSLLERRSRDVKMVENCGMENEKIYGSIKEIPDEAGYYSLLIVRDGN; from the coding sequence ATGACTGGAACATGGTACGCGGTGGGAGTAGGCCCCGGAGATCCGGAGCTTATGACGATTAAAGCGGTAAAAAGACTGAAGGAGTGTGACACGCTAGCCATCCCTCATAAGGACAGGGACCAGTGTGTGGCATATAAAATAGCGGTACAGGCGGTTCCGGAGCTGGCAGAGAAGAAGTGCATCTGTCTTCCGATGCCGATGACAAAGGACAGGGCCTTATTGGAAGAAAGCCACAGCGAGGCGGTAAGAAGGACGGAGGACTGCCTCAGGCAGGGGGAGAATGTGGCGTTTATTACGCTGGGAGACACCACGGTCTATTCTACCTGCCTATATATTAAGGAAAGACTGGACGAGAAACAGTATGCCACAGAGCTGATCAACGGGATTCCCTCTTTCTGTGCGGCGGCGGCCCGAATGGGCATTCCCCTGGTGAACGGGAAGGAGGAGCTTCATATTATTCCTGCATCCTATCAGATTGAGGATGCACTGGAGCAGCCGGGCGTAAAGGTGCTGATGAAGTCGGGAAAGAAACTTTCCGAGGTAAAGAGCCTCCTTGAAAGACGGAGCCGCGACGTCAAAATGGTGGAAAACTGCGGGATGGAGAATGAGAAGATTTACGGCAGTATAAAAGAGATTCCCGATGAGGCGGGATACTACTCCCTGCTGATCGTGAGGGACGGGAACTAA
- the cobM gene encoding precorrin-4 C(11)-methyltransferase has product MVHFVGAGSGAADLITVRGARLLGEADQIIYAGSLVNPELLEYRKEGCTVFDSARMTLEDVIARIKEAEDGGRTTVRLHTGDSSIYGAIREQMDRLDELGITYEVCPGVSSFCGAAASMNLEYTLPGVSQSLIITRMAGRTPVPERESIASFAAHGATMAVFLSTGLLGPLSEELVRGGYCRETPAAIVYKATWPDEKKVCCTVGTLQETAAREQITKTALILVGDVIAHSSYERSKLYDPVFTTEFRKGVPAEGGERNEDCNH; this is encoded by the coding sequence ATGGTACATTTTGTGGGAGCTGGTTCCGGGGCGGCCGACCTCATTACGGTGAGGGGGGCAAGACTCCTGGGAGAGGCGGATCAGATAATCTACGCGGGCTCACTTGTAAACCCGGAGCTTCTTGAGTACAGAAAAGAGGGCTGCACTGTTTTTGACAGCGCCAGGATGACGCTTGAGGATGTGATCGCCAGAATCAAAGAAGCGGAAGACGGCGGCAGGACGACGGTCCGGCTCCACACGGGTGATTCCAGCATTTATGGGGCGATCCGGGAACAGATGGACCGGCTGGATGAGCTGGGAATTACATATGAGGTCTGCCCGGGAGTCAGTTCCTTCTGCGGGGCGGCGGCATCCATGAATCTGGAATACACGCTTCCGGGAGTGTCACAGAGTCTTATTATCACCAGGATGGCGGGCAGGACGCCCGTGCCGGAGCGCGAGAGCATTGCCTCCTTTGCCGCGCACGGGGCGACGATGGCGGTATTCCTGAGCACGGGTCTTCTGGGGCCTCTGTCCGAGGAACTGGTACGCGGCGGATACTGCAGGGAAACACCGGCGGCCATTGTCTATAAGGCCACCTGGCCGGATGAGAAAAAGGTGTGCTGTACCGTTGGGACGCTTCAGGAGACGGCGGCCAGGGAGCAGATTACGAAGACGGCCCTGATCCTGGTGGGCGACGTCATTGCCCACAGCTCCTACGAGCGGTCTAAACTTTACGATCCCGTTTTTACCACGGAATTCAGGAAAGGCGTGCCGGCCGAAGGAGGAGAGCGGAATGAGGATTGCAATCATTAG